Proteins co-encoded in one Ignavibacteria bacterium genomic window:
- a CDS encoding PAS domain S-box protein yields MEQNSKKLSLLALSIFLTLCIFITDILLPYSVGVLYIFPLLMIFWKYPRSYTHTLASVTTVLILTDIYTCSEYRSETALVSRWIEILLIWLIVLYLVYSRKNESSLRETNLLLQTISDNTNLLFIYLKNDFTIINVNKAFAEIFSCEAAAFTGKNYFDFVRCEEDRKLFNEVIKAKKPLYIHERPLYAPGLNRKDSNFWNWDLIPLFGHRGKVSGIIVCLLDVSEQIRSQSELRQSNRILKSVFSSLNEAVLLIDPATQKIIDCNKAAEKILGYEKHELDGQDMRILHVNEEMHNRFTDESNEALKTKGFYETVFHLRRKNREIFISEHYVNPIYDEAGKLTLIISVVRDITERKKAENQIYNQKYRAEALAGISQRLNEVTLDYQAVLDVAVRYTAELIGDAAIIRLTSDDNNWITPAAFYHSDYEKVRLLRNIFESETQAIDEGFAGYVINTGKPVLIPNVTKEKLIAAREKEYFPYSEDYRTFSFLMVPLRVESKLIGTMDISRDEPGHPYTLEDQFFLQNIADRIALAIFNAQLYSNNMHEISVRKQTEITLRQKEELLAEAQRLTHLGSYQYNIPENKLNFSDELFRIFGLEPSNESPALEEIAGKVQREDLALFKKTLGFPMDGGKSYETEYRLQLPDGTQKYVLCKSKPVINEAGGLEEVLGAVLDITERKKAEEELKQTLTELERSNKDLEQFAYVASHDLQEPLRMVSNFTQLFARRYRNRLDSSADEFIEFIVEGAMRMQHLIRDLLLYSRLSARTKSFEPVDFKTVMEKVLSNLRLFIEESQATVSFGKMPVIAADPVQIEQLFSNLIINAIKFHNHENPVVKVSCSFQNKDWVFSVQDNGIGIEPDYHERIFVIFQRLHERSEYPGTGIGLAICKKVVEHHGGRIWVDSEQGKGSTFYFSIPESN; encoded by the coding sequence TTATGCATTTTTATAACGGACATACTTCTTCCCTACTCCGTAGGAGTGCTGTACATATTTCCACTACTGATGATATTCTGGAAATATCCCAGGTCATATACGCACACACTTGCCTCGGTAACCACAGTACTTATACTGACAGATATTTATACCTGCTCTGAGTACAGGTCCGAAACTGCTCTTGTAAGCCGCTGGATAGAAATTTTACTTATCTGGTTAATTGTCCTCTATCTCGTCTACAGCAGAAAAAATGAAAGTTCGTTAAGGGAAACCAACCTGCTGCTTCAGACAATATCCGATAATACAAACCTGCTGTTTATTTATCTTAAAAATGACTTTACAATAATTAACGTAAATAAGGCCTTTGCCGAAATTTTCTCCTGTGAGGCCGCGGCATTCACGGGAAAAAATTATTTTGATTTTGTAAGGTGCGAAGAGGACCGTAAGCTTTTCAATGAGGTAATTAAGGCTAAAAAGCCACTCTATATACATGAACGCCCGTTGTATGCCCCGGGGCTGAACAGAAAAGATTCCAATTTCTGGAACTGGGATCTTATTCCCCTTTTCGGCCACAGAGGGAAAGTAAGCGGAATAATTGTCTGCCTGCTCGACGTTTCCGAACAGATCCGCTCGCAGTCAGAACTCAGACAGTCCAACAGGATACTTAAAAGCGTTTTTTCAAGCCTTAATGAAGCCGTGCTTCTTATCGATCCTGCGACACAGAAAATAATCGACTGCAATAAGGCGGCTGAAAAGATTTTAGGCTATGAAAAGCACGAACTTGACGGACAGGACATGAGAATACTTCATGTAAACGAGGAGATGCATAACCGCTTCACCGATGAATCCAACGAGGCTCTTAAGACAAAAGGCTTTTATGAAACTGTATTTCATCTGAGGAGGAAAAACAGGGAGATCTTTATTTCCGAACATTACGTGAACCCTATTTATGATGAAGCCGGGAAGCTGACTCTCATAATCAGTGTCGTACGCGATATCACGGAAAGGAAAAAGGCCGAGAATCAGATCTACAACCAGAAATACCGCGCAGAGGCACTTGCCGGTATTTCGCAGAGGCTGAACGAAGTCACGCTGGATTATCAGGCGGTGCTTGACGTTGCAGTCAGATATACTGCAGAACTAATAGGCGATGCGGCAATCATACGTCTTACATCGGATGATAACAACTGGATTACACCCGCTGCATTTTATCATTCCGACTATGAGAAGGTCAGGCTCCTGCGGAACATATTTGAGTCGGAAACGCAGGCTATAGACGAAGGCTTTGCCGGTTACGTAATTAATACAGGAAAGCCCGTGCTCATTCCGAACGTTACAAAGGAAAAACTCATTGCAGCGCGCGAGAAAGAATATTTTCCATATTCAGAAGATTACAGAACGTTCAGTTTCTTAATGGTTCCTTTGAGGGTGGAAAGCAAGCTCATTGGAACAATGGATATTTCAAGAGATGAACCGGGGCACCCATATACTCTCGAAGACCAGTTTTTCCTGCAGAACATAGCCGACAGAATTGCGCTCGCCATTTTCAATGCTCAGCTCTACAGCAATAACATGCACGAGATCTCTGTTCGCAAGCAGACTGAAATAACGCTCAGGCAGAAAGAGGAACTGCTGGCCGAAGCACAGAGGCTGACCCACCTGGGAAGCTATCAGTATAATATACCGGAGAACAAGCTTAACTTCTCGGATGAACTCTTCAGGATTTTCGGACTGGAGCCTTCAAATGAAAGCCCCGCGCTTGAAGAAATCGCCGGCAAAGTACAAAGAGAAGACCTGGCGCTTTTCAAAAAGACCCTTGGCTTCCCTATGGACGGCGGCAAATCCTATGAAACAGAATACCGCCTGCAGCTTCCGGACGGGACACAGAAGTATGTCCTCTGCAAGAGCAAGCCTGTAATAAATGAAGCCGGGGGCCTGGAGGAGGTCCTTGGCGCAGTGCTGGATATTACTGAGAGGAAAAAAGCAGAAGAGGAATTAAAGCAGACCTTAACCGAGCTCGAGCGTTCGAACAAGGACCTGGAGCAGTTTGCATATGTTGCAAGCCACGACCTGCAGGAACCGCTCAGGATGGTCTCTAACTTCACGCAGCTATTTGCAAGGCGCTACCGCAACAGGCTCGATTCAAGTGCAGATGAATTTATTGAATTTATTGTCGAAGGCGCCATGCGTATGCAGCACCTGATAAGAGACCTGCTGCTTTATTCAAGGCTTTCGGCCAGGACAAAAAGTTTTGAGCCGGTTGATTTTAAGACGGTTATGGAAAAGGTCCTCTCAAACCTGAGGCTCTTTATTGAAGAAAGCCAGGCAACTGTAAGCTTCGGAAAGATGCCTGTAATTGCTGCTGACCCGGTGCAGATTGAGCAGCTGTTTTCCAACCTCATCATTAATGCAATTAAATTCCACAACCATGAAAATCCTGTTGTAAAAGTCAGCTGTTCGTTCCAGAATAAGGACTGGGTATTTTCTGTCCAGGATAACGGCATCGGCATTGAGCCCGATTATCATGAAAGAATATTTGTCATCTTCCAGCGCCTGCACGAGCGCAGTGAATATCCGGGCACAGGCATAGGCCTTGCAATCTGCAAGAAGGTAGTAGAGCATCACGGGGGCCGGATATGGGTGGATTCCGAACAGGGCAAGGGCTCTACATTCTACTTTTCAATTCCCGAAAGCAACTGA
- the cas6 gene encoding CRISPR-associated endoribonuclease Cas6, translated as MRLVLKLKAIKEKEFPYNYNALVSREISNLLGFETPEFKSYLQSKGYRATDKPFGLFTFNLHFENVFHKRETLFLRSNNAHLSISFPLLNDYINNYIIDKLPEKEIIIQKGQLQTTFLISRVETVQEPVFRDDIIFVPKSPLMLPGKKMIKNVLRNVYYTYRDDIRVVSKLIKEDLCRKYESIYNSLPANDYIFFQWDRNYIYANEKTTKKLKPKFMLESNQKNFSVLGNMVPFRIKGNPDLIKVGYQCGFGKLNYLGFGFSEFQD; from the coding sequence ATGCGTTTAGTATTAAAATTGAAGGCCATTAAGGAAAAAGAATTCCCGTATAATTATAATGCGCTTGTTTCAAGGGAAATTTCTAATCTTCTCGGTTTTGAAACTCCGGAATTTAAGAGCTATCTGCAGTCTAAAGGCTACCGGGCAACGGATAAACCGTTCGGGCTTTTTACCTTCAATTTGCATTTTGAGAATGTATTCCATAAAAGAGAGACTCTTTTCCTGCGCAGCAACAATGCGCACCTGAGTATTTCTTTCCCTCTGTTAAACGACTATATAAACAATTACATTATTGACAAGCTGCCGGAGAAGGAAATTATAATTCAGAAGGGGCAGCTGCAGACAACTTTCCTGATAAGCAGAGTTGAAACAGTACAGGAACCTGTGTTCAGGGATGACATAATCTTTGTACCCAAGTCCCCTCTTATGCTGCCCGGTAAAAAGATGATTAAAAACGTCCTGAGGAATGTTTACTATACTTACAGGGACGACATACGCGTGGTAAGCAAACTCATAAAAGAGGACCTCTGCAGAAAGTACGAATCCATTTACAACTCTCTGCCAGCAAACGATTACATATTCTTCCAGTGGGACAGGAACTACATTTACGCCAATGAGAAGACTACAAAGAAGCTAAAACCGAAATTCATGCTCGAATCCAACCAGAAGAATTTTTCTGTCCTTGGCAACATGGTGCCCTTTAGAATAAAGGGTAATCCCGATTTAATTAAAGTAGGCTATCAGTGCGGATTCGGAAAGCTGAATTATCTTGGTTTCGGTTTTAGTGAGTTTCAGGATTAA